The following proteins are encoded in a genomic region of Selenomonadales bacterium:
- a CDS encoding FAD-binding oxidoreductase — MEYNKLDQKGIDFLKELAGDRAYVGSEIHEIYSRDEIVHNGPYPDAVVEVKSAEEVAAIMKYANENNIVVVPRGQGTGLAGAAVATQGGIMISTVLMNNILELDEENLTLTVEPGVLLMDIIKFVDEHDLFYPPDPGEKSASIAGNISTNAGGMRAVKYGVTRDYVRGLEVVLADGRIINVGGKQVKNSSGYALKDLFVGSEGTLGFITKAILKLIPKPKMAWSFLVPFPSLEVAIETVPKIIKAKVIPVAIEFMERSAIEAAEDFLAKEFPDKSANAYLLLTFDGNIKEEIENAYKNVAELCLESGAYDVYISNTNDRNESIWKTRGAFLEAYKAECKELDECDVVVPRNRVADFIKYTHELQEEVGITIKSFGHAGDGNLHVYIMRYDEDDATWEAKLNEGFDKMFAYAKELDGLPSGEHGIGYMKKPYLESMMGEEYMTVLRQIKGALDPKWILNPGKVC, encoded by the coding sequence TGCGTACGTTGGCAGCGAAATCCATGAAATCTACAGCCGTGACGAGATCGTTCACAATGGTCCGTACCCGGATGCAGTAGTCGAAGTTAAATCGGCTGAAGAAGTTGCTGCAATCATGAAATATGCGAACGAAAACAATATCGTTGTCGTTCCGCGTGGACAAGGTACAGGTCTTGCAGGCGCAGCTGTTGCTACGCAGGGCGGTATCATGATCTCCACTGTTCTCATGAACAACATCCTCGAACTCGACGAAGAAAACCTCACGCTTACGGTTGAACCGGGCGTACTCCTCATGGACATCATCAAATTCGTTGATGAACATGACCTCTTCTACCCGCCGGATCCGGGTGAAAAATCCGCATCCATCGCTGGTAACATCTCCACTAACGCTGGTGGTATGAGAGCTGTTAAATACGGTGTAACGCGCGACTACGTTCGTGGTCTCGAAGTTGTATTGGCTGACGGCCGCATCATCAACGTTGGCGGTAAACAGGTTAAAAACTCCTCCGGTTACGCACTCAAAGACCTCTTCGTAGGTTCCGAAGGTACGCTTGGTTTCATCACCAAAGCTATCCTCAAACTCATCCCGAAACCGAAAATGGCTTGGAGCTTCCTCGTTCCGTTCCCGAGCCTCGAAGTTGCTATCGAAACGGTTCCGAAAATCATCAAAGCAAAAGTTATTCCGGTTGCTATCGAGTTCATGGAACGCAGTGCAATCGAAGCTGCTGAAGACTTCTTGGCAAAAGAATTCCCGGATAAATCCGCTAATGCTTACCTTCTCTTGACGTTCGACGGTAACATCAAAGAAGAAATCGAAAACGCATACAAAAACGTTGCAGAACTCTGCCTCGAATCCGGTGCGTACGATGTATACATCTCCAACACGAACGACCGCAACGAATCCATCTGGAAAACTCGTGGCGCGTTCCTCGAAGCTTACAAAGCTGAATGTAAAGAACTCGACGAGTGCGACGTTGTTGTTCCGCGTAACCGCGTAGCAGACTTCATCAAATACACTCATGAGCTCCAAGAAGAAGTTGGCATCACGATCAAATCCTTCGGTCATGCAGGCGATGGTAACCTCCACGTTTACATCATGCGTTATGACGAAGACGATGCTACTTGGGAAGCAAAACTCAACGAAGGCTTCGACAAAATGTTCGCTTATGCAAAAGAACTCGATGGACTTCCGTCCGGCGAACATGGTATCGGTTACATGAAAAAACCGTACCTCGAATCCATGATGGGTGAAGAATACATGACGGTTCTCCGCCAGATCAAAGGCGCTCTCGACCCGAAATGGATCCTCAACCCGGGCAAAGTTTGCTAA
- a CDS encoding tryptophan-rich sensory protein, with amino-acid sequence METKTKLLAVCIALPLATGALSSFLTRDDMIAFRAAQKPALYPPDLIFPIVWTVLFLLMGIASYRIIRAHKKNDTAIYRIRIAIAYYVLQLAVNFIWPLVFFSYQAYWLAFAVLITLVYIVLRTYHAFSAIDRFAGYYLLPYLVWLAFAGYLNVTVAMLN; translated from the coding sequence ATGGAAACGAAAACGAAACTGCTTGCTGTTTGTATCGCGCTTCCGCTTGCCACGGGTGCGCTGTCGTCGTTTTTGACGAGAGATGATATGATAGCGTTCCGCGCCGCTCAAAAGCCTGCTCTCTATCCGCCCGATCTCATATTCCCGATCGTCTGGACGGTGCTGTTTCTCCTGATGGGCATTGCCTCGTATCGCATTATCCGCGCACATAAAAAAAACGATACCGCCATTTATCGCATCCGTATCGCCATTGCTTATTATGTACTCCAGCTCGCCGTCAACTTCATCTGGCCGCTCGTATTTTTTTCGTACCAAGCGTACTGGCTCGCATTCGCCGTCCTTATCACGCTCGTCTATATCGTCCTTCGCACATACCATGCTTTCTCCGCCATCGACCGATTCGCAGGCTATTACCTCCTGCCGTACCTCGTCTGGCTCGCCTTCGCAGGGTATCTGAATGTGACAGTCGCGATGCTGAACTGA